A window of the Lolium perenne isolate Kyuss_39 chromosome 7, Kyuss_2.0, whole genome shotgun sequence genome harbors these coding sequences:
- the LOC127312738 gene encoding uncharacterized protein, protein MSSSRRRRRLSPPPQLPDDAIRDILLRTPSDDPRRLVRASLCCKPWRQILSDPIFCRTYRELHRGTQPLLGFIHNKGSAEKPHHCVLVPTTSFRPPGGTHRRNWIVLDSRHGRVLLYSFPPKPDIQFVVWDPITDEQCRLVLPDFTHGSWSATVLCATDGCDHVDCHGGPFLVVFAGLDRHAFASVYSSVSGGWSDTVFVDYPDAAMEQYPGMEFTRFMDSGLGFTLLQGNTVYFPCNMSNRVLEYNIAEERLSVIDTQFHDYYQWHAVLVARGPRRRRACVRRLGGFHPPRACGRGRPAKTALWSGRSAGSSISTCWCPVLAAAARPIGMACRVAYWLDPQTASSSSARMLDHTQLTLLQAESAS, encoded by the coding sequence ATGAGTTCgtctcgccggcgccgccgcctctcgccgccgccgcagctGCCCGATGACGCCATCCGAGACATACTCCTCCGCACGCCGTCGGACGACCCCAGACGCCTCGTCCGCGCCTCCCTCTGCTGCAAGCCATGGCGACAGATCCTCTCGGATCCGATCTTCTGCCGCACCTACCGCGAGCTCCACCGCGGGACGCAGCCCTTGCTCGGATTCATCCACAACAAGGGCAGCGCGGAGAAGCCGCACCACTGCGTGCTGGTGCCCACCACCTCCTTCCGCCCGCCCGGCGGCACCCACCGCCGCAACTGGATCGTGCTCGACTcccgccacggccgcgtcctcctcTACAGCTTCCCGCCCAAGCCAGACATCCAGTTCGTCGTCTGGGACCCCATCACGGACGAGCAGTGCCGACTCGTCCTGCCCGACTTCACCCACGGCTCCTGGAGCGCCACCGTGCTCTGCGCCACGGACGGCTGCGACCACGTCGACTGCCACGGCGGCCCCTTCCTCGTGGTCTTCGCGGGCCTCGACAGGCACGCCTTCGCTTCCGTCTACTCGTcggtctccggtggctggagcGACACCGTCTTCGTCGACTATCCGGATGCCGCCATGGAGCAGTACCCTGGCATGGAGTTCACGAGGTTCATGGACAGCGGCCTCGGCTTCACTCTTCTACAGGGGAACACTGTCTACTTCCCTTGCAACATGAGCAACCGAGTCCTCGAGTACAACATTGCCGAAGAGCGGCTGTCGGTGATCGACACCCAGTTCCACGACTACTACCAGTGGCACGCCGTCCTCGTCGCCCGCGGTCCAAGACGACGGCGTGCTTGTGTTCGCCGGCTTGGAGGATTCCACCCTCCACGCGCGTGTGGTCGAGGGAGGCCGGCGAAGACGGCGCTGTGGAGTGGGCGCAGCGCAGGGTCGTCCATCTCGACGTGCTGGTGCCCCGTCCTGGCTGCTGCAGCACGCCCGATTGGGATGGCATGTCGGGTGGCCTATTGGTTGGATCCGCAAACGGCGTCATCTTCCTCAGCACGCATGCTGGATCATACACAGTTGACATTACTTCAGGCCGAGTCAGCAAGTTAA